In Vanacampus margaritifer isolate UIUO_Vmar chromosome 9, RoL_Vmar_1.0, whole genome shotgun sequence, the following proteins share a genomic window:
- the atg12 gene encoding ubiquitin-like protein ATG12, with the protein MSDNAESPTEAHKEELHSPPEDSATTEEKKKIDVLLKAVGDTPIMKTKKWAVDRSRTVQSLSQFISRFLKLDANEQLFIYVNQSFAPSPDQEVGILFDCFGSDSKLILHYCKSQAWG; encoded by the exons ATGTCTGACAATGCGGAGTCACCGACAGAGGCTCATAAAGAGGAGTTACACTCGCCTCCAGAAGACTCGGCGACAAcagaggagaagaaaaaga TTGATGTCCTGTTGAAGGCAGTTGGGGACACCCCCATCATGAAAACCAAAAAATGGGCTGTGGATAGGAGCAGGACAGTGCAGTCGCTTTCTCAGTTCATCTCTCGTTTCCTCAAGTTGGATGCAAATGAACAACTG TTCATCTACGTCAACCAATCATTTGCGCCGTCACCGGACCAAGAGGTCGGGATCCTCTTTGAC TGTTTTGGCAGTGACAGCAAATTGATTCTGCATTATTGTAAATCTCAAGCTTGGGGTTGA
- the isoc2 gene encoding isochorismatase domain-containing protein 2 isoform X1 gives MAGIGRLTTKDAVLLLCDMQEKFRPNIFQFTNIVSNAARLLQAGRVLGIPAIVTEQYPKGLGPTVPELGAEGLTAHAKTSFTMMTEEVQKEMQILGNPKQAILCGIEAHACIAVKKKTFATRLVNESQALPDSPLLFWQCTTFDLLEKGIEVHIVSDAVSSRSQTDRLFALSRLKQSGAFLTTTEAVLLQLVQGAKHPNFKEIQQLMMQPSPDTGLLAYFSAL, from the exons A TGGCTGGCATCGGCAGGCTCACCACCAAGGATGCGGTGCTCCTCCTGTGCGACATGCAAGAGAAGTTCCGACCCAACATCTTCCAGTTCACCAACATAGTCAGCAATGCGGCCAGATTGCTCCAG GCCGGCCGAGTTCTGGGGATCCCTGCCATCGTCACAGAGCAGTACCCTAAAGGTCTGGGCCCCACGGTGCCTGAGCTAGGAGCGGAGGGCTTGACAGCTCACGCAAAAACATCCTTCACCATGATGACAGAGGAGGTGCAGAAGGAGATGCAGATCCTGGGGAACCCCAAACAGGCCATCTTGTGTGGCATCGAGGCGCACGCTTgcattgcagtaaaaaaaaaaacatttgcaactcGTTTAGTCAATGAGTCACAAGCTCTGCCTGATTCACCTTTGCTCTTTTGGCAGTGTACAACATTTGACCTGCTGGAAAAGGGCATCGAGGTCCACATCGTGTCGGACGCAGTCTCGTCACGGAG CCAAACGGACCGCTTGTTCGCTCTGTCCCGCCTGAAGCAGAGCGGCGCCTTCCTCACCACCACTGAGGCCGTCCTGCTGCAGCTGGTCCAAGGCGCAAAGCACCCCAACTTCAAGGAG ATTCAGCAGCTCATGATGCAGCCGTCCCCTGACACGGGCCTCCTCGCCT
- the isoc2 gene encoding isochorismatase domain-containing protein 2 isoform X2 yields MAGIGRLTTKDAVLLLCDMQEKFRPNIFQFTNIVSNAARLLQAGRVLGIPAIVTEQYPKGLGPTVPELGAEGLTAHAKTSFTMMTEEVQKEMQILGNPKQAILCGIEAHACIACTTFDLLEKGIEVHIVSDAVSSRSQTDRLFALSRLKQSGAFLTTTEAVLLQLVQGAKHPNFKEIQQLMMQPSPDTGLLAYFSAL; encoded by the exons A TGGCTGGCATCGGCAGGCTCACCACCAAGGATGCGGTGCTCCTCCTGTGCGACATGCAAGAGAAGTTCCGACCCAACATCTTCCAGTTCACCAACATAGTCAGCAATGCGGCCAGATTGCTCCAG GCCGGCCGAGTTCTGGGGATCCCTGCCATCGTCACAGAGCAGTACCCTAAAGGTCTGGGCCCCACGGTGCCTGAGCTAGGAGCGGAGGGCTTGACAGCTCACGCAAAAACATCCTTCACCATGATGACAGAGGAGGTGCAGAAGGAGATGCAGATCCTGGGGAACCCCAAACAGGCCATCTTGTGTGGCATCGAGGCGCACGCTTgcattgca TGTACAACATTTGACCTGCTGGAAAAGGGCATCGAGGTCCACATCGTGTCGGACGCAGTCTCGTCACGGAG CCAAACGGACCGCTTGTTCGCTCTGTCCCGCCTGAAGCAGAGCGGCGCCTTCCTCACCACCACTGAGGCCGTCCTGCTGCAGCTGGTCCAAGGCGCAAAGCACCCCAACTTCAAGGAG ATTCAGCAGCTCATGATGCAGCCGTCCCCTGACACGGGCCTCCTCGCCT